GATTGTCTATTGTTTATAGAATCAAAGAAACGATGGCAACAAAATGGGCGCTTGGGTCATTAAAGGGAATTGAGTTTGATGATTTCTTTTTGTTGTGTGAATGGTTCGCTTACAGAATGCAGTATCCAACAATTAAAACAATGGCCAAAATTGGTTTAAGAGCCAAAGAGCATACTAATGGCATTCTAAGTACTATGGTTCCAGAGTTTGGAGAAGATATCGATCAGGAGATTCGTGCTTTGAATTGTTACCTGGTTCAACTTGAAGCTGTGCTTGCTGAATATTTACTCTATCGTTGCTATGTACTTACTGGTAAAAAGCTAGATTTAGGTGATTTATCCCTAGTAACTACACTTGAATCAAGCGGCGCTAAGTTTTTGCTACAATATTAAACTATGTCAAAAACAATTGGTTTAATCTCTGGTGATGGAATTGGTCCTGAAATAACGGAAGCAACTCTCTTGGTTCTTAAAGAAGTTGCTGCTGATTTTAAGTATATTGATCTTGATTTGGGTGGCGTTGCTATCGACAAAACTGGCAGTCCATTTCCTGATGAAACCAAAACAAAGCTCAAAGAAGTTGACGCTGTATTAATGGCTGCTATCGGTGGACCTCAGTATGACAACTTACCGCGCGATAAGAGACCTGAGACTGGCTTACTTGCTTTGCGTAAA
This Cyanobacteriota bacterium DNA region includes the following protein-coding sequences:
- a CDS encoding isocitrate/isopropylmalate family dehydrogenase; the encoded protein is MSKTIGLISGDGIGPEITEATLLVLKEVAADFKYIDLDLGGVAIDKTGSPFPDETKTKLKEVDAVLMAAIGGPQYDNLPRDKRPETGLLALRK